The Agromyces mangrovi genome contains a region encoding:
- a CDS encoding CpaF family protein has product MRLSDRLDQARGAHRANEEAGEQSPASENSVEDAATPSPEQHSPGSEADARVSDLPESTTVPGSATPGREDEQHSSTWEAMHGETRQAPVSDAVKELKERAAQELFRRIGTRLNDPSLTEERLHQMAREELSRIVAAEQVALSTVERNRLITEIGADVLGFGPLETMLDDDAVTEIMVNRHDQIYIERAGRLYESRLKFTGEPQLRRVIERIVSRVGRRIDESSPLVDARLDDGSRVNAIIPPLAVDGSSLTIRKFSRTPLTVDNLISYDTMTREMADLLDAAVRGRLSILVSGGTGTGKTTLLNVLSANIPNDERIITIEDAVELQLQQEHVVRLESRPANIEGRGEITIRDLVRNSLRMRPDRIVIGEVRGAEALDLLQAMNTGHEGSISTIHANSPRDAIARLETLVLMAGMDLPLRAIREQIASAIDVIVQISRMRDGTRRVVSVTEVQGMESDVVTMQDAFAFDYAAGIDEDGRFRGHAIPTGVRPRFVDHLADFGIEVPASLFQSAPPPSNYGRR; this is encoded by the coding sequence ATGAGACTCAGCGACCGACTCGATCAGGCGCGCGGCGCGCATCGCGCGAACGAGGAAGCAGGCGAGCAGTCGCCCGCTTCGGAGAACAGTGTCGAGGATGCCGCGACACCGTCTCCTGAGCAGCATTCCCCTGGCTCAGAGGCCGACGCACGAGTCAGCGACCTGCCAGAGTCAACTACGGTCCCAGGATCCGCGACGCCCGGTAGGGAAGATGAGCAGCACTCGTCCACCTGGGAGGCGATGCACGGGGAAACTCGGCAGGCGCCAGTCAGCGACGCCGTCAAGGAACTCAAGGAGCGGGCCGCACAAGAGCTGTTCCGGCGTATCGGAACTCGGCTCAACGACCCGAGTCTCACCGAGGAGCGCCTGCACCAGATGGCGCGGGAGGAACTTTCGCGAATCGTTGCGGCCGAGCAGGTGGCACTCTCCACGGTGGAGCGCAACCGGCTCATCACAGAGATCGGGGCCGACGTACTCGGATTCGGTCCGCTCGAGACGATGCTTGATGATGATGCCGTGACCGAGATCATGGTGAATCGACATGACCAGATCTACATCGAGCGAGCCGGTCGGCTCTACGAGTCGCGGTTGAAGTTCACCGGCGAGCCGCAACTGCGCCGAGTGATCGAGCGCATCGTTTCGCGGGTGGGTCGTCGTATCGACGAGTCGTCGCCGCTCGTGGATGCACGACTGGATGATGGATCGCGTGTCAACGCCATCATCCCGCCTCTCGCCGTGGACGGGTCGTCGCTGACGATTCGAAAGTTCTCGCGTACGCCGCTGACGGTCGACAACCTGATCTCGTATGACACGATGACCCGTGAGATGGCCGACCTGCTCGACGCGGCTGTACGTGGTCGGCTGAGCATCCTCGTGTCGGGCGGCACAGGTACCGGCAAGACCACCCTTCTGAACGTCCTCTCTGCGAACATCCCGAACGACGAGCGGATCATCACCATCGAGGACGCGGTGGAGCTCCAGCTTCAGCAGGAGCACGTCGTGCGCTTGGAGTCACGACCTGCGAACATCGAGGGCCGCGGGGAGATCACCATTCGCGACCTGGTCCGGAACTCGCTGCGTATGAGGCCGGACCGCATCGTCATTGGTGAGGTCCGTGGCGCCGAAGCACTGGATCTGCTGCAGGCGATGAACACGGGCCATGAAGGATCGATCTCGACGATCCACGCGAACTCCCCTCGGGACGCGATTGCACGACTCGAGACGCTGGTACTGATGGCGGGCATGGACCTGCCGCTCCGCGCGATCCGCGAGCAGATCGCGTCCGCCATCGACGTCATCGTGCAGATCTCCCGCATGCGGGATGGCACGCGTCGTGTCGTCAGCGTGACTGAGGTGCAGGGCATGGAGAGCGACGTTGTCACCATGCAGGACGCCTTCGCATTTGACTATGCAGCCGGCATCGACGAGGACGGTCGCTTCCGGGGCCACGCAATCCCGACTGGCGTGCGGCCGCGGTTCGTCGACCACTTGGCGGACTTCGGTATCGAGGTTCCGGCCTCGCTCTTCCAGAGCGCTCCGCCACCTTCGAACTACGGGAGGCGCTGA
- a CDS encoding type II secretion system F family protein, producing MSAVYVLGLLAALFALLALVVFVIAPPAPRVALDRRLAPGTQYESRLTRATNRTVRTIEKTMRRRERGAFGEESLELAGVRMQPSAFVLVTFSISALLAAIGVLIGFGTWWSLVLGLLFACLGPLFARLYLALRVSSRRSKFAEQLDDTMQLLAGNLRAGHGLVQAIDSVARDGDAPTSEEFARVVNQSRIGRDLNDALTDTAERMQSDDFKWAAQAIAINRATGGNLAEVLYGVAATIRERNEIRLKVKSLSAEGRLSATILLILPVAVFLGVLIIQPSYFEPFFTTLFGWIALVVAGVLMIVGVVWMLAAVRVRF from the coding sequence ATGTCTGCCGTATACGTACTTGGCCTCCTAGCTGCGCTCTTCGCGCTGCTTGCGCTCGTTGTCTTCGTCATCGCGCCGCCAGCACCCCGCGTGGCGCTCGACAGGCGTTTGGCACCAGGGACGCAGTACGAGAGCCGCCTCACACGGGCCACGAATCGAACCGTACGGACGATCGAGAAGACGATGCGCCGTCGCGAGCGTGGTGCGTTTGGCGAGGAGTCTCTGGAGCTTGCTGGGGTGCGGATGCAACCATCGGCATTCGTCCTCGTCACATTCTCGATCTCGGCACTGCTGGCTGCCATCGGCGTACTGATCGGCTTCGGGACTTGGTGGTCCCTCGTGCTCGGCCTGCTCTTCGCTTGTTTGGGGCCGCTCTTCGCGCGCCTATACCTCGCTCTGCGTGTGTCTTCCCGTCGGTCCAAGTTCGCTGAACAGCTGGATGACACGATGCAACTGCTCGCCGGAAATCTCCGCGCGGGTCACGGCCTGGTGCAGGCAATCGACTCGGTGGCACGCGATGGTGATGCTCCGACGTCAGAAGAGTTTGCGCGCGTGGTCAACCAGTCGCGAATCGGACGAGACCTCAACGATGCCCTCACCGACACGGCCGAGCGGATGCAGTCCGACGACTTCAAGTGGGCGGCCCAGGCGATCGCGATCAACCGCGCAACCGGTGGCAACCTTGCCGAAGTACTGTATGGCGTTGCTGCGACAATCCGAGAGCGAAACGAGATCCGTCTCAAGGTGAAGTCGCTCTCGGCTGAAGGCCGGCTGTCGGCGACGATCCTGTTGATCCTGCCCGTCGCCGTATTTCTTGGTGTGCTGATCATTCAGCCGAGTTACTTCGAGCCATTCTTCACAACCCTGTTCGGGTGGATTGCGCTTGTGGTGGCGGGGGTGCTCATGATCGTCGGTGTCGTGTGGATGCTCGCCGCGGTCCGCGTGCGGTTCTAG
- a CDS encoding type II secretion system F family protein — MTELLPLIAIGAVALGAALLVFLVFASLPQKAAVRELLEPSQVQPRRTDDTRPFSQKLADTLPNGYTGWVQRQIIYSGRTGDWSVGGFVLLKLFVTAFGVLVGVGAIVIAQNALMIGAGVVMMLLFLVAPEVMLNSRADDRQTAIQRALPDTLDQMTIAVEAGLGFEGAMARAAQNGSGPLNDELVRTLQDMTIGRSRSDAYSALLARTNSEDLRRFVRAIQQADRYGISVADVLRVQAREMRVKRRARAEESAMKIPIKVVFPLVFAILPVLFIVLLFPAVLGIVAAFS, encoded by the coding sequence GTGACCGAACTATTGCCTCTCATCGCCATCGGCGCGGTTGCACTGGGTGCCGCACTCCTGGTCTTCTTGGTGTTCGCCTCCCTCCCCCAAAAGGCTGCTGTGCGAGAGCTCCTCGAGCCCTCGCAGGTGCAGCCTCGACGAACCGACGACACGCGGCCGTTCTCTCAGAAGCTTGCCGACACCTTGCCGAACGGGTACACCGGCTGGGTGCAGCGACAGATCATCTATTCCGGCCGCACAGGGGATTGGAGCGTCGGAGGATTCGTGCTGCTCAAGCTCTTTGTCACGGCGTTCGGCGTGCTTGTCGGAGTCGGTGCAATCGTCATCGCTCAGAATGCATTGATGATCGGGGCGGGCGTCGTGATGATGCTGCTGTTCCTTGTGGCACCGGAGGTCATGCTCAACAGCCGCGCCGACGACCGACAGACGGCGATTCAGCGTGCTCTTCCCGACACCCTTGATCAGATGACTATCGCGGTCGAGGCCGGGTTGGGCTTCGAGGGGGCGATGGCGAGAGCTGCTCAGAACGGTTCGGGGCCCCTCAACGATGAACTCGTGCGCACTCTGCAGGACATGACGATCGGTCGTTCCAGGTCGGATGCGTACTCTGCACTGCTTGCACGGACCAATAGCGAGGATCTGCGTCGATTCGTACGTGCGATTCAGCAAGCAGACCGGTACGGCATTTCAGTGGCCGACGTGCTGCGCGTGCAAGCACGTGAAATGCGTGTGAAGCGTCGAGCTAGGGCCGAGGAATCGGCGATGAAGATCCCGATCAAGGTCGTCTTTCCCTTGGTGTTCGCGATCCTCCCCGTACTCTTCATCGTCCTGCTGTTCCCCGCCGTGCTAGGCATCGTTGCCGCCTTTAGCTAG
- a CDS encoding AAA family ATPase yields the protein MVLVDADLQFGDIASALSLPDSRTIVGALDTRDDDELVDGLVRHEDDFFVMPAPPTPEDAEHVTPADLVKVVRRLNGRFRYVVVDTTPGVGEHSLALIAAATDGVFIANINVPSLNAMRKELQLLDSTDGMPPNRHMVLNFTDRKAGITPAKAAEVVGTAFDIEVPRSVAVLFASNEGVPLIHHDVRDAAAKALRKLVQRINPAAVPTRRRIHRRWRAQ from the coding sequence GTGGTGCTCGTCGACGCCGACCTCCAGTTCGGCGACATCGCGAGCGCGCTGAGCCTGCCCGACTCGCGCACCATCGTCGGTGCACTCGACACGCGCGACGACGATGAGCTCGTCGACGGTCTGGTGCGCCACGAGGACGACTTCTTCGTGATGCCCGCTCCGCCCACGCCGGAGGACGCCGAACACGTCACCCCGGCCGATCTCGTCAAGGTCGTCCGTCGACTCAACGGTCGCTTCCGCTACGTCGTCGTCGACACGACGCCCGGCGTCGGCGAGCACAGCCTCGCGCTCATCGCCGCCGCGACCGACGGCGTCTTCATCGCGAACATCAACGTGCCGAGCCTGAACGCGATGCGCAAGGAGCTCCAGCTCCTCGACAGCACCGACGGCATGCCGCCGAACCGGCACATGGTGCTGAACTTCACCGACCGCAAGGCGGGCATCACACCGGCGAAGGCGGCGGAGGTCGTCGGCACGGCGTTCGACATCGAGGTGCCTCGCTCGGTCGCGGTGCTCTTCGCGAGCAACGAGGGCGTGCCGCTCATCCACCACGACGTGCGCGACGCCGCCGCGAAGGCACTGCGCAAGCTTGTGCAGCGCATCAACCCTGCTGCGGTACCGACCCGTCGACGCATCCACCGCCGCTGGCGCGCGCAGTGA
- a CDS encoding alpha/beta hydrolase, producing the protein MSKASEPDWQPDLLGDRYEQVTLPLEADDEGDVVATLVRYRPKFRLRLTPGAAADCDVLYVHGWSDYFFQTELAEFWADAGARFYALDLRKYGRSLRDGQTPGFVTSLGTYDEDIEAALGAMGRPVDGPKSARPLILLGHSTGGLTLSLWAARHPGVASALILNSPWLEFQASRIGREAVTPLIDLSARVDPRGGLPNVDLGFYTRAVAEEEGGEWRYDHAWRPNRGFPASAAWLSGVLAAHARVAAGIDVGAPVLTLLSKRTTILARWSEEMRSSDSVLVVDEMAERALRLGPSVTVERIEGALHDVFLSRPEVRRDAYDRVTRWLRGFAPV; encoded by the coding sequence GTGAGCAAGGCGAGCGAGCCCGACTGGCAGCCCGACCTGCTCGGCGATCGCTACGAGCAGGTCACGCTGCCGCTCGAGGCCGACGACGAGGGTGACGTCGTCGCAACCCTCGTGCGCTACCGGCCGAAGTTCCGGCTACGGCTCACGCCGGGTGCGGCCGCCGACTGCGACGTGCTCTACGTGCACGGGTGGAGCGACTACTTCTTCCAGACCGAGCTCGCCGAGTTCTGGGCGGATGCCGGTGCGCGGTTCTACGCCCTCGACCTGCGCAAGTACGGGCGGAGCCTGCGCGACGGCCAGACTCCAGGGTTCGTCACCTCGCTCGGCACCTACGACGAGGACATCGAGGCGGCGCTCGGCGCGATGGGGCGACCGGTCGACGGTCCGAAGTCGGCGCGTCCGCTCATCCTGCTCGGGCACTCGACGGGCGGACTCACGCTGAGCCTCTGGGCCGCGCGGCATCCGGGCGTGGCATCCGCGCTCATCCTGAACAGCCCGTGGCTCGAGTTCCAGGCGAGCCGCATCGGGCGCGAGGCGGTCACGCCGCTCATCGACCTGTCGGCGCGCGTCGACCCGCGCGGCGGCCTCCCGAACGTCGACCTCGGGTTCTACACGCGCGCGGTCGCCGAGGAGGAGGGCGGCGAGTGGAGGTACGACCACGCGTGGCGGCCGAACCGCGGGTTCCCGGCGTCGGCGGCGTGGCTTTCGGGCGTGCTCGCCGCGCACGCGCGGGTCGCGGCGGGTATCGACGTCGGCGCACCGGTGCTCACGCTGCTGTCGAAGCGCACGACGATCCTGGCCCGATGGAGCGAGGAGATGCGCTCGAGCGACAGCGTGCTCGTGGTCGACGAGATGGCCGAGCGCGCGCTGCGGCTCGGCCCGTCGGTCACGGTCGAGCGCATCGAAGGCGCCCTGCATGACGTCTTCCTCTCCCGCCCCGAGGTGCGTCGCGACGCCTACGACCGGGTCACCCGCTGGTTGCGCGGATTCGCGCCGGTGTAG
- a CDS encoding HTTM domain-containing protein, with product MQRLLTKEVDARPLAVSRIVVGLAAMGVSLEWAIPLLRLTTGEYLRTPVLWGAPSPSVAFVLFIYIMTLVGAMGMALGALGRAAPSMVGLACLLALLADQQVYSNHALLLLLLSILLALSDAHRTLSILRRNRGPVQVAYWPAFLIRALLSSVYLWTAIAKVNGDYLAGDVFAHFGNDLMGLLAPVLPALAVTSIVTELFVGIALWVRPLFPLALLAGIGLHTGIIVTLHDPYPLVLFAMLMAPAYLLAGAEWVRGGGALVERAQLAWSAVKRRMPRRRGVASSAPPA from the coding sequence ATGCAGCGACTTCTGACCAAGGAAGTCGATGCGCGACCTCTCGCGGTGTCTCGCATCGTCGTGGGCCTTGCGGCGATGGGCGTGAGTCTCGAATGGGCGATCCCGCTCCTTCGCTTGACTACCGGCGAGTATCTCAGGACACCCGTGCTTTGGGGAGCGCCAAGCCCGTCCGTTGCATTCGTGCTGTTCATCTACATCATGACCCTTGTAGGTGCGATGGGAATGGCACTGGGTGCACTCGGGAGGGCCGCCCCCTCGATGGTTGGCTTGGCCTGCCTCCTCGCTCTGCTTGCAGATCAGCAGGTCTACAGCAACCATGCGCTCTTGCTGCTCTTGCTTTCCATACTGCTCGCCCTGAGCGACGCGCATCGCACCCTCTCGATCCTGCGCCGGAACCGCGGTCCCGTCCAGGTCGCCTACTGGCCTGCATTCCTCATCCGCGCGCTACTCTCGTCGGTCTACCTCTGGACCGCGATCGCCAAGGTCAACGGCGACTACCTCGCGGGCGACGTCTTCGCTCACTTCGGCAACGACCTCATGGGCCTGCTCGCACCAGTGCTGCCCGCGCTCGCCGTCACGAGCATCGTCACCGAACTCTTCGTCGGCATCGCGCTCTGGGTCCGTCCGCTGTTTCCGCTCGCGCTGCTCGCGGGCATCGGCCTGCACACCGGCATCATCGTGACCCTGCACGACCCGTACCCGCTCGTGCTCTTCGCGATGCTGATGGCGCCGGCCTACCTCCTCGCCGGAGCCGAGTGGGTGCGCGGCGGCGGCGCGCTCGTCGAGCGCGCACAGCTTGCCTGGTCAGCAGTGAAGCGGCGGATGCCTCGCCGGCGAGGCGTCGCGAGCAGCGCCCCACCCGCCTGA
- a CDS encoding YajQ family cyclic di-GMP-binding protein has product MAGMADSTFDVVSKVDKMEADNAVNQARKEIDQRYDFRGVGASVEFSGEKILLKANSEERVKAVLDVLQSKFVKRGISLKSLDAGEPYASGKEYRLEVALKQGIDQEHAKKIGKLIRDEAPKSVKSQIQGDELRVSSKSRDDLQATIALLKGADFDVDLQFVNFR; this is encoded by the coding sequence CTGGCGGGCATGGCAGATTCGACGTTCGACGTGGTCAGCAAGGTCGACAAGATGGAGGCCGACAACGCGGTCAACCAGGCCCGCAAGGAGATCGACCAGCGGTACGACTTCCGTGGCGTGGGGGCATCCGTCGAGTTCAGCGGCGAGAAGATCCTGCTGAAGGCGAACTCCGAGGAGCGCGTGAAGGCCGTGCTCGACGTGCTGCAGTCGAAGTTCGTCAAGCGCGGCATCTCGCTGAAGAGCCTCGACGCGGGCGAGCCGTACGCGTCGGGCAAGGAGTACCGCCTCGAGGTCGCGCTCAAGCAGGGCATCGACCAGGAGCACGCGAAGAAGATCGGCAAGCTGATCCGCGACGAGGCGCCGAAGTCGGTGAAGTCGCAGATCCAGGGCGACGAGCTGCGCGTCTCGTCGAAGAGCCGCGACGACCTGCAGGCCACCATCGCGCTGCTGAAGGGCGCCGACTTCGACGTCGACCTGCAGTTCGTGAACTTCCGGTAG
- a CDS encoding LacI family DNA-binding transcriptional regulator has product MAGIEEVAKLAGVSTATVSRALSGRGPVSDATKQRVVAAADELGYVVSSNASSLASGRMRNIGVVIPFLNRWFFSSVLEGAQHALLRNGYDLTLYNLSGEGAERASVFEHFLLRQRVDAVIAVSLELTEAEVTRLHAMDKPLVGVGGPIPGVRTLTIDDVAISRLATEHLLALGHTRIAHIGGTHEFDLDFHLPTNRRLGYEAALVDAGYAVDPALFAPADFSIQGGYHAAKQLLGVPRDRPTAIFAASDEMAMGSILAARDLGLSVPGDVSIAGIDDHDLSEFFGLTTVAQFPRRQGERAVDILLEQLQPTDAPPERADTRLPYELIVRSSTARPSA; this is encoded by the coding sequence ATGGCCGGCATCGAGGAGGTCGCGAAGCTCGCGGGCGTCTCCACGGCGACCGTGTCGCGCGCCCTGAGCGGTCGAGGCCCGGTATCGGATGCCACGAAGCAGCGCGTCGTCGCAGCGGCCGACGAGCTCGGGTACGTCGTCTCGTCGAACGCGTCGAGCCTGGCATCGGGCCGCATGCGCAACATCGGCGTCGTCATCCCGTTCCTCAACCGGTGGTTCTTCTCGTCGGTGCTCGAGGGCGCGCAGCACGCGCTGCTCCGCAACGGCTACGACCTGACGCTCTACAACCTCTCGGGCGAGGGGGCGGAGCGGGCCAGCGTGTTCGAACACTTCCTGCTGCGCCAGCGGGTCGACGCGGTCATCGCCGTGTCGCTCGAGCTGACCGAGGCGGAGGTCACCCGGCTGCACGCGATGGACAAGCCGCTGGTCGGCGTCGGTGGTCCGATCCCCGGCGTGCGCACGCTCACGATCGACGACGTCGCGATCTCCCGGCTCGCGACCGAGCACCTGCTCGCGCTCGGCCACACGCGCATCGCGCACATCGGCGGCACCCACGAGTTCGACCTCGACTTCCACCTCCCGACGAACCGGCGCCTCGGCTACGAGGCCGCGCTCGTCGACGCGGGCTACGCGGTCGACCCGGCGCTGTTCGCCCCCGCCGACTTCAGCATCCAGGGCGGCTACCACGCGGCGAAGCAGCTGCTCGGGGTGCCGCGCGACCGTCCGACCGCGATCTTCGCCGCCTCGGACGAGATGGCGATGGGATCGATCCTCGCCGCGCGCGACCTCGGCCTGAGCGTTCCCGGCGACGTGTCGATCGCGGGCATCGACGACCACGACCTGTCCGAGTTCTTCGGACTCACCACCGTCGCCCAGTTCCCCCGCCGGCAGGGCGAGCGCGCGGTCGACATCCTGCTCGAGCAGCTGCAGCCGACGGATGCCCCGCCGGAGCGCGCCGACACGCGCCTGCCCTACGAGCTCATCGTGCGCTCGAGCACGGCGCGCCCGAGCGCCTGA
- a CDS encoding PH domain-containing protein — translation MEPFELDPKVDRHLIADEGEIVIDEVRKHWAAYLVPALEVLGSLVVLFLLIWTPQPIDWVISLLSAGLLVHGIWRAAGVHMDRFVITNMRVFRVHGIFTRNIATMPIQRILDISVHKPLIGRMFGYGHFIFESAAQDQGLREIRFVGDPDERGLTIQRVIARSGLRGRPTQWNA, via the coding sequence ATGGAGCCGTTCGAGCTCGACCCGAAGGTCGACCGCCACCTGATCGCGGACGAGGGCGAGATCGTCATCGACGAGGTGCGCAAGCACTGGGCGGCGTACCTCGTGCCGGCACTCGAGGTGCTCGGCTCCCTGGTCGTGCTGTTCCTGCTCATCTGGACGCCGCAGCCGATCGACTGGGTGATCTCGTTGCTGAGTGCAGGCCTGCTGGTCCACGGCATCTGGCGCGCGGCGGGCGTGCACATGGACCGGTTCGTGATCACGAACATGCGCGTGTTCCGCGTGCACGGCATCTTCACGCGCAACATCGCGACCATGCCGATCCAGCGAATCCTCGACATCTCGGTGCACAAGCCGCTCATCGGCCGCATGTTCGGCTACGGCCACTTCATCTTCGAGTCGGCGGCGCAGGACCAGGGGCTGCGCGAGATCCGCTTCGTGGGCGACCCCGACGAGCGCGGCCTCACGATCCAGCGCGTCATCGCACGGTCGGGCCTGCGCGGCCGCCCGACGCAGTGGAACGCCTGA
- a CDS encoding DUF3800 domain-containing protein, which produces MIEPVLLAYIDEIGEPGAFVSRTHARYKTSPAFGYAGFVIPEGNARQFGREFTIEKRRLFKTEIEEAPDPGKWERKGADLLRPRTPDTHPQHTRVFRGLVAGLERLGGALFYYADQKPIGTPKQTRLDVGSREQAAMKETLNRLCRHADGADENLLVMIDQINEADRAKRLPNMYGHILSRAAEREEMLRIVEPPMHIDSVLSSNIQFADWVAAAVSRSIDYQLIEDSQYGWVPGSFGRSLRGKFTHESKLHLWHRSVPDLNHSDIVKRTRPLFPAVEGQTIGSQFAPQLEKVHEAAIRAANRK; this is translated from the coding sequence ATGATCGAACCCGTGCTTCTGGCCTACATCGACGAGATCGGTGAGCCTGGGGCGTTCGTTTCGCGTACGCACGCTCGGTACAAGACCAGCCCGGCGTTCGGATACGCAGGCTTCGTGATTCCCGAGGGCAACGCCCGCCAGTTCGGCCGCGAGTTCACCATCGAGAAGCGACGGCTCTTCAAGACGGAGATCGAGGAGGCGCCCGACCCCGGGAAGTGGGAGCGAAAGGGCGCCGATCTCCTGCGGCCGCGCACGCCAGACACGCATCCGCAGCATACTCGCGTGTTTCGTGGGCTGGTCGCCGGCCTTGAACGACTCGGCGGAGCGTTGTTCTACTACGCCGACCAGAAGCCCATCGGGACCCCGAAGCAGACGCGGTTGGACGTCGGGTCGCGGGAACAGGCGGCCATGAAGGAGACGCTCAACCGCCTGTGCAGACACGCGGACGGCGCCGACGAGAACCTCCTCGTCATGATCGACCAGATCAATGAAGCAGACCGTGCGAAGCGGCTCCCGAACATGTACGGGCACATCCTCTCCCGGGCAGCCGAGCGAGAGGAGATGCTTCGGATCGTCGAGCCTCCGATGCACATCGACAGCGTGCTCAGTTCGAACATCCAGTTCGCCGACTGGGTGGCGGCCGCGGTGTCGCGCTCCATCGACTATCAGTTGATCGAAGACTCTCAGTACGGATGGGTGCCGGGCAGTTTCGGCCGCAGCCTCAGGGGAAAGTTCACCCACGAGTCGAAGCTGCATCTGTGGCATCGCTCCGTTCCCGACCTCAACCACTCGGACATCGTGAAGCGCACACGCCCCCTGTTCCCCGCGGTCGAAGGTCAGACGATCGGCTCGCAGTTCGCACCCCAGCTCGAGAAGGTGCATGAGGCGGCGATACGCGCCGCCAACCGCAAGTAG